The genomic segment ACAATGGTTGATCTTGTTGATGATGATCAAACGGAGAATGATGAAGTTGAAGTGAATATGCCAATGGGGCCTCTTTCAAAATACCAAAGGAAGTCTTTAGCTAGCGGGAGTGGATCATCCACTGCGAGCATTGTTAAAGGTCCTATGGAAACCTATTTCCCACAACCACccaatgaaaaaagaaaatgtgGAGCCGTTGATTTAGCATCATCTTCTAGGAAGATTTTAAGGGACCGTGCTGTATCCGCTTTTGCAAGGTGGATGTATGACGTCGGCCTCCATTTTAATTGTGTTAATTACTCTGAGAGTTTTGGTGAATTTATTGAGGCAGTAGGCCAATATAGCCTAGGAATGAAGCCCCCAacgtatgatgaagttaaagttcATTGTCTAAAAAATGAGGTGGAGAAAACAAATAAGATTGGTGAGGCTCATAAGGTTTAATGGAAAAACTATGGATGTTCCATTGTGATGGATAAATGGactaccaaaaatagaaaaatggtaATCAATGTTTTGATTAATTCTCCGATGGGGAGTGTATTCCTTGAATCTCATGATGCTAGTGACTCCTCTATTGATGCTACAAAATTGTTCAAATTTTTTGAGAATACAATCTTGAAAATTGGGAAGGAAAATGTGGTGCAAGTTGTGACTGATAATGCAAGGGGGAATAAGAAAGCGGGTGAATTGTTGAAGGGAGTGTACCCACATATTTTCTGGACTCCTTGTGCTGTTCACTGTATCAACTTTATGTTTGGTGACATTTTAAAAAAAGCCCCATGTTTTACTGGTGAATAAGTGGGAACAgtttttattttcaatctttatGTTTGTTATCTATACTTAGTTTACTAATTACGAAATCTAGTTTTTGAATAGTTTTTGTCAAGACTGTTAAGATACATTCTTATATCAGCCAAAGGGCATTATTGTTGAACATGATGAGGAGATTCACAAACCAAAGAAATCTGGTAAAACTTGCGAAGACAAGGTTTGCAACAACTTTTTTGACTTTGCATAGTTTTGATATGGAAAAGACAAATTTGCAAACCTTATTTATGTCAAATGAATGAGAGTATCTATGCAAAGGAAAATCTTGTAAAAGAAGTTGTCAGACACATCATTAGTCCATCTTTTTGGAATGACTATAAAAACACTTGTTTGTGGTCCTTTAGTTACTGTACTTCGTTTGGTGGATGGAGAGAAACACCACCAATGGGCTACATTTATGAAGCCATGGATAGGGCAAAAGAAAGTATTGAAAGTACATTTGATCATGATAAAAGGAAATATGAGAAGgtttttgaaattattgatgcAAGGTGGACGGATCAACTTCATCAACCTTTGCATGCAACGACACATATTTTGACCTCTGGGCTCTATGGTAAAAATAGTGAGATGAAGACTTTGGATGAAGAAGTGTGGCTGGGATATCATGCATCTTTGATAGACAAAATATGGGAGGAGCTTGGTAGGTATATGAAAGCTGGTGGTCTACTAGGATTGGAATCAACCATTAGAGCTGGAACCTTAAGGTCACCAGGTGAGCATTTCAACTAATAATTGTGTTTAAAGCTTAACTTTTAAGTTATCAACGTTTAAATAATTCTTCTATAGTTGAATGGTGGATGCAATATGGCCATAACGTGCCAAACTTGCTACAGTTTGCTAATGGAGTTCAAAGTTTAACTTATAGCTCATCTGGTTGCGAGAGAAATTGGAGCGTGTATGAACATGTGAGAAACTACATTACATTACTACTAAAAATTAAGTGGTAATAGAATTGTCCTAAGTACTCTTGTTAATTACTTTCTACAACTTATGCAGATTCACACTAAAAATAGGAATAGGCTTGAGTTTAAATGCCTTACTAGTGTTCATCAAATCTAATAGAACATTGGTGCGTCGTTACAATGCTCGCGATGCCATTGATCCAATTATGTTGGATTAAGTTGATGATGCAAATGAATGGTTGACGAGAGCCCTTTCAAATCATGAAGATGAAGAAGTTTATGAAGGAGAAGATCTCACTTATGGTCATGTTGCTTCAGCAAGTGGTGTTGAGGAAAGTGTGTTTGGTTTTAGGGGGAGTACCTTAAATGACAAGGAAAGAGCAGGTTCAAGTAGAACCTTTGTTGATGAGGcttctgatgatgaagaagataatgTTCAAGATAATAGTATGATGACACTTCAAGAGTTTGGAGATATTGTTGAGGAATAGGATGTAGAATAGAAGTTCTAAACTTCTCTCTAATTGTTGGTTTCTCTGTTCGTGTTGGTTGATTAAGACGCAAGACTGATTTTTAGTACTTTAGCAGTTTGCTTGAATGCTTGTTATGACTatctattctttttttaatttaagtattgaaagattatgttatttattgagctcttggttatttatttatgcatgtttaatatttttaaattttgtactaAATAGAGCTTTAATGGAAAAAAATGTATGCTTTGCTTCGTGCTTCTCACTTCTGTGAAGTGAGCCCTCGTCGCTTTTTTTTGGCGTCTCGCTTTTCAAAACATTGAGAAGGTGTAGTATCAACACACAAGAAACAACAGTGTACTTGTAGGGTCATCTGACCAACCCAAGATGAAAAtatgaatacataatcaaatTATAGTACAAGTTAATCCATGCTGAAACAACATACACTTAGCATAACAAGCAACAAATAAGCAGTTTAGGATTAAAACCAACAAGTCAACAAAGTATCACCAAGTCACGTTCAGTCAAGCCAAGTCAAGACATGTAAACAATTATCAGGCATAAAATATATTTCCCGGTCCACTCATGGAACCGTCAAACTCACCAGACCCTCGTACATACATGCTATTAGTAATACATCCACCCTCTATCCATGACCTGCATGGGACAATTTTCGTCCATGTTCTAAACCCCAGGCGCAAGTATCTGCCAACCTTATTTCACTAATGAACGTCCCAAATACCAAAACATTCCACATTTAGAAAAAAGGTGAGGCCAAATCATACCAACTGTAAAATCATTTGTATTGACCAAACCAAATAACATGCACTAAGAAGCCACACTACaaagtagttaacatgcacatatagcTCAAACTGgattaaactacaataccatcacctacctcgaaccaagcTTGCACAACTCCTCTTAAGCCGGAGCTTTGCCCTTCCTTGCAATTTCTGTTTGCTTTTGGTTTAGAACacatatataaacacataatcaATACAATGACCTACCATGTTGGGAATTATAACTCACCCCCAATTCCTAAGgtcaagttcatgatcattcccCTTCCCATTCTAGGGGTTTTCTATCGTAATGCACCTAAAACTATCAATTCCATGGATAAATAAGTGAATTAATGGAATGTAAGGGTTAATTAACTGTTAATAATCAAAACCTATTGACTTATTACTTAATTTTCTCCCTTGCTCAAGAAAACAACTAAAATCAGCCTTTAAACTCTCTTGGAACTTTGTAAATTAGCAATTCTAatttttagttatcagttacaAGTTAACGGGGATAGATTCCTTACCTTTACGAAGCTAAACGAAGAAAATCTGCTGTCAATCGCCCCAAATTGCTCCTCCTTTGCTCCAAAACTAGTTTTAGTAATGTAAACTGTTTTTGGGGCTATAATGACACTTGCCACTATACGGACGTTGATCGGGTTTGACCGCCACTATAGAGGAAATTTTCCGCTATAGCGACGGTCTCTATAGCGGCGTGCATACGGAACAGAATGTCCAGTTTCGccaaaaaatctcattttttgcaACACACCTTAAACCTGGAACAGTCCAAACAATGCCATTTATGCGAAGATCAATTTCGAGAGTTCTACTGAGCCAAATTCAATTCCGTCAATTCCTCCGGGTTCCTTATTGTCTTAGTTATCTATCTAGAAATCTAATCAAACACTATTAAACCTGCCCAAATCATCCCCGAATTTTCCTAGACCACGCTTCGTTCCTATTTTGTTCGAAACTAGCCTAGCCTGAAATTTACAACTGCAGTTCCAAGAAGAATTTTAACATGGGTCTTTTAACAGGAGGGTTCATACATAGCAACGGAAATGGTCGTTACAATAACTGAGCACACTTCAAATCACTTTCCCACCATTGACCATTGTTTGAAAAGTGGGTCATAGTTTGAATGTCTCATCTGTTTTAATTTCTTGTGAAATACTGGTGACAATTCCAAAGTTTTCAGATGAATTAAACTTAGGGGAATAATGTCTTCCATTGAAGTGTTGAAAGTAAGAAATTGATCTCCTTAGTTTGTTGTTGCTTCTTATGTGAGAATGAAAGAATTGTAGCAAACTAGTTAGGATAAGTTAATAAAGATGCAGTTGATGTGATAAATATTGCTTGTATGCACATTTGCCACTCATTCCATTTACGGTGTAGCGTCAATAATAAAGTTGAATGAAGCTCAAGTCTCCATTGCTTGCTGGACGCCACTTACTTGAAACAATATTCTGCATGTCTCCATCAGTCCTTGTGCAAACTCCAGATTGAGTTTAActactatattaaaaatatggtGTCCTTTGATGAGTGACCATCTAGTATGTTGAGCTAAATATTATGCTCGTGTTCCATCTGACATTAGTTAATGTTGAGAGTTCGCATTTTCTGTTGCCTTTATGCTTTGCACgagttttgattgttttatctttttccTGAACTTAATCTCCTGTTTTAATGTGCTGATGGTACATAACAGGCCCCAATGTATGCAGGTCTTTTCGCACTTGCATGAACTCGACCTGCAGTATCACCTTAGGTATTTCTTGAAACACCCTTAACCTGATGATTATGCATATTCTATTCTAAAGCATAACAGCTAATTATGTGCTTGTGTTATTGCATTGCCTCAGAGTAGCATTTGCCTTTGCCCGCATCTTTCTGCTCTCTCCCCTTCTCCTTTAAATCCTCCATTCTCTCATGTGAATTGTCTTTAATAGGAGGAACAGCTGAATTGTTGGATCTTGAAAGTGATTAAAAGCTATCTGAATTCTGGGAGAAACATCCCCTCATATCTGAATTCTGGTGCTGCAAAAAGTTAATACCACCCCCTGTAGTACTCATTATACTCATTCTGATAAGAGTTGGTTTactaaacaaaaacaagaaaCGCGTAAGCGAAAAGATGAAGattaaaacaagaaattaaagatactCATAATATGAGAATAAAATTGGGTAAACTATATAAATGATCCTAATAATGGTGACTTTGTTTTTTTGTCTCCCATAAGAGAAGTCTTACAAAAATAGCCTTCCTTCTTTTTTATATGTAAGACTTTTACCaatattcaaatatttctaaacaactccatacttatttatttttcaacctctatttttttttctttttttttattttactttgatttttgtttcttcttttctcttttttttagttttttctcaacacttacttttttttcttttctcctcgcaacttctatttttttattttattttatttttcttttttttctttttattttttctcaacccttatttttttccttttttcctctcaatttctatttttaaatttttttttctctttttcatttttctttgtttttctttgttcttttttctttttctttgtaaatTTTCTCAGCCTatatttttgttgtcttttttttttttttggctcaacatttatttattttttccttttctcttctcaacttctatatatattttctcttttctcttttctttgatttttattattttctttttgaatgtttttctttttccgcaacttttattatttttcatttcttttcttcgatttgttccaaacaacaagttatgccctatgtacaagagttgacactaccatattatattttgatttataatatgttatataaattttgCCTTAGAGCAAAGATTTAGGACTTTGAAACAAGAAGTAACGTTTCATGTGCAAGAGTttacactaccacattgtgttttgattatgagatgttctatGATCTtaccttagaagcaagacttagcccaaggattTTAAAACGAGTTATGCCCCACGTGCAAGAggtgacactaccacattatgttttgatttatgagatgttctacaactaatGCCCTAAGTTatgcggactcttcacttttgatgccgcactcgtgtcggattctccaaaaatacactacttttggcaAATCCGACACATACCCACTGACagttttgaagagtccaagcaacatggctattgccttagaggcacgacttattcaaaagattttcaaacaacaaattatttaGGCAAAAGTCAACACAACCATATTGTATGTTTTACTTGTGAACTGCTCTATAACTTTTGGcctagaggcaaaacttatcccaaggaccatcaaacaacaagttatgtctcatggacaagagttgacactaccacattgtgtatttatttatgagatgctctataactcttcaattagaggtaagacttagacCAAGGGCTTTCAAGCTATAAGTTGCGCTTCATGggcaagtgttgacactaccgcaatttgttttgatttttgagacattctataacttttgccttagaggcaaagcTTAAtccagggactttcaaacaagaagttatgtCTCATGGGTAAGAGTTTGACACTGCCACCTTATGTTTTGAtctatgagatgctctataactcttgcctttgaggcaagacttagcccaaggacttttaaacaagttacgccccatgggaaaaagttgacactactactttgtatcttgatttatgagatgttttataaatcaaggactttcaagtaataagttatgctccatgggtaagagttaacactaccCTAATATCTCTTGATTTAtcagatgttttataactcttgccttagtgGCACGACCTAGtcaaaggactttcaaacaagttatgcctcatgggcaagagttgacactaccacatcgtgtcttgatttattagatgttctataactcttgccttagaggcaagacttagcccataAGTTACGccccataggcaagagttgacactaccacattatgtcttgatttatgagatgttctattaGTCTTACCTTTTAGACTTGACTTGGCCCAAGAACCTccccaaaagaacaagttaacGTCCAATGTGCAAGTTTGACATTactatattgtgtcttgatttatgatatgttctataactcttgccttagaggtaatACTTAACTCtaaggattttcaaacaagaagttatgcccatgagcaagacttgacactaccatattatgtttCGATTTACgagatgttttataacttttgtcttggaggcaagacttatcccaaaggactTCTAAACAAATCATGCCTTGAAATTTAATTCGTGTCAAAGAAAGAATATCCCTTTGCAGATTATCTAACTttctatttattaacaaaatataataaaagttaagaaaatagaaaaaagagaagaaaaaaattgcgaaagaaaaaagattgaggaaaaaaagaaaaaaagagaagaaaaaaataaaggttaagaaaaaagtgaagaataaaaaaatttgag from the Capsicum annuum cultivar UCD-10X-F1 chromosome 9, UCD10Xv1.1, whole genome shotgun sequence genome contains:
- the LOC124887099 gene encoding uncharacterized protein LOC124887099, which codes for MVINVLINSPMGSVFLESHDASDSSIDATKLFKFFENTILKIGKENVVQVVTDNARGNKKAGELLKGVYPHIFWTPCAVHFFVKTVKIHSYISQRALLLNMMRRFTNQRNLVKLAKTSYCTSFGGWRETPPMGYIYEAMDRAKESIESTFDHDKRKYEKVFEIIDARWTDQLHQPLHATTHILTSGLYGKNSEMKTLDEEVWLGYHASLIDKIWEELGRYMKAGGLLGLESTIRAGTLRSPVDDANEWLTRALSNHEDEEVYEGEDLTYGHVASASGVEESVFGFRGSTLNDKERAGSSRTFVDEASDDEEDNVQDNSMMTLQEFGDIVEE